Proteins from a single region of Nitrososphaerota archaeon:
- a CDS encoding MFS transporter: MDKSVRLLGVATGIRLLGFAMIYPFLALYLKRVIGLGYVEVGALVVLVSILPLAISPFGGLITDRLGRRRVFLPGLGGEAAAVLLVALSMELNSVAGVLVGAALAGVAGSIAQPAIQAYVADLTSIPDRTMAYTWVRIGFNAGFTVGVAAGGVLIGFIGFPGTAFVTAATLASGVVFIFLMLDPSPYDVARSKGAAAPGHAPTVTGPGSLRQSITTLARDRTFLILCFASLFSGEMYGNWSFTFPLFANTVLFVPYAVLGVALALNGVMVVLGQAPMTKMMTGRKHTFSAVLAVLFMAASFVAIGGLSLVSGLAVVSVFAFVVLLTLGENLGSIPSMTLPSNVAPATEIGSYNGVFGLFNGAGSSITPVIAGVILASFGNHLLVWGLLGLPGIPALLLYRWAGRRIPAAANTV; encoded by the coding sequence TTGGACAAGAGCGTCCGCCTGCTCGGGGTGGCGACCGGGATCAGGCTCCTCGGGTTCGCCATGATCTACCCTTTCCTCGCCCTCTACCTGAAGCGAGTCATCGGGCTCGGTTACGTCGAGGTCGGCGCCCTGGTCGTCCTGGTATCGATACTCCCGCTTGCGATCTCCCCGTTCGGGGGGCTGATAACGGACAGGCTCGGGCGGAGGAGGGTCTTCCTCCCCGGCCTCGGCGGAGAGGCGGCCGCCGTCCTGCTGGTCGCCCTGAGCATGGAGCTGAACTCGGTGGCCGGGGTCCTCGTCGGGGCGGCACTGGCCGGGGTCGCCGGGTCCATCGCGCAGCCCGCTATTCAGGCGTACGTGGCCGACCTCACCAGCATCCCGGACAGGACGATGGCCTACACCTGGGTGAGGATCGGGTTCAACGCGGGGTTCACCGTCGGGGTCGCCGCCGGGGGGGTCCTGATCGGCTTCATCGGTTTCCCGGGGACGGCTTTCGTCACGGCCGCCACGCTCGCCTCCGGGGTGGTCTTCATCTTCCTGATGCTCGACCCGTCCCCCTACGACGTCGCCCGCTCGAAGGGGGCGGCCGCGCCGGGCCACGCGCCGACTGTCACGGGTCCGGGGTCGCTCAGGCAGAGCATCACGACGCTCGCCCGCGACAGGACGTTCCTCATCCTCTGCTTCGCGTCGCTCTTCTCGGGAGAGATGTACGGGAACTGGAGCTTCACCTTCCCTCTCTTCGCCAACACGGTCCTCTTCGTCCCCTACGCGGTACTGGGGGTCGCGCTGGCCCTGAACGGGGTCATGGTGGTCCTCGGCCAGGCCCCCATGACCAAGATGATGACCGGGAGGAAGCACACGTTCTCCGCCGTGCTCGCCGTCCTGTTCATGGCCGCGTCGTTCGTCGCGATCGGAGGGCTGAGCCTCGTCAGCGGGCTGGCGGTCGTGTCGGTGTTCGCCTTCGTGGTGCTCCTGACCCTCGGGGAGAACCTCGGCTCGATCCCTTCGATGACGCTCCCCTCCAACGTGGCGCCCGCGACCGAGATAGGGTCGTACAACGGGGTGTTCGGGCTCTTCAACGGGGCAGGGAGCAGCATCACCCCCGTCATTGCCGGGGTGATCCTGGCGTCCTTCGGGAACCACCTGCTGGTGTGGGGGCTCCTGGGCTTGCCGGGGATACCTGCGCTGCTGTTGTACCGGTGGGCTGGCAGGAGGATCCCGGCCGCCGCGAACACGGTATAG
- a CDS encoding ABC transporter ATP-binding protein gives MAQLAAVKQEQPVLGDRYSIEVKHVKKSYGENEVYTDLHFQLLRGTFVAMIGPIGSGKSTLVNMFAGLERPTAGSLKVMGQEITQMDEQTLAAYRSKNVGLVPQTQTLIPELTAYENIELPLYFAKVGKDARKRRAEAVMQRVGISREADRVVGTLSVGERQMVSFARALANDPPILLLDEPTEALDPLMSEVMLGVLRGDNMTDGRTIFVTTHDRRVTQLARKTIRVAKKIP, from the coding sequence GTGGCGCAGCTAGCGGCGGTCAAGCAGGAGCAGCCGGTCCTCGGAGACAGGTACTCCATCGAAGTCAAGCACGTGAAGAAGTCATACGGCGAGAACGAGGTCTACACGGACCTCCACTTCCAGCTGCTGAGGGGGACGTTCGTCGCCATGATCGGACCTATCGGGAGCGGCAAGTCCACCCTGGTGAACATGTTCGCCGGGCTCGAGCGGCCGACGGCCGGGAGCCTCAAAGTGATGGGCCAGGAGATCACCCAGATGGACGAACAGACCCTCGCAGCCTACAGGTCGAAGAACGTGGGGCTCGTCCCTCAGACGCAGACTCTGATCCCCGAGTTGACGGCATACGAGAACATCGAGCTCCCTCTGTACTTCGCCAAAGTCGGGAAGGACGCCCGGAAGCGGAGGGCGGAGGCCGTGATGCAGAGGGTCGGGATATCGAGGGAGGCAGACAGAGTGGTAGGGACGCTCAGCGTCGGGGAGAGGCAGATGGTTTCGTTCGCCAGGGCGCTGGCCAACGACCCGCCGATCCTCCTCCTAGACGAGCCGACCGAGGCCCTGGACCCGCTGATGTCGGAGGTGATGCTGGGGGTGCTGAGGGGGGACAACATGACGGACGGGCGGACAATCTTCGTCACCACCCACGACAGGCGGGTGACGCAGCTGGCGAGGAAGACCATCAGGGTCGCGAAGAAGATACCCTAG
- a CDS encoding CdvA-like protein: protein MRSEALEKLVDKPVKDTYGRYVGFVVGFSVDTSGELKSVGVDQGNGEFTEYPSVRIVSAAEGFVLIPAWKVECDALGKELDGVKRRVKALQDLAREGEIPRALYEEMAGRYSSEASKFQESYKSLTEGMVVRIGELEGQREALDRFLVEIKVQYRAGEVDEAAFKVAAESCQSMQKRNSQEMEDLSKMLKAMTEPVAQQQQQPAQQQRQVAQPPVQKAVQAPAE, encoded by the coding sequence ATGAGGTCAGAAGCACTCGAAAAGCTGGTAGACAAGCCAGTGAAGGACACCTACGGAAGGTACGTCGGTTTTGTTGTGGGGTTCTCCGTCGACACCTCCGGGGAGTTGAAGTCTGTCGGCGTGGACCAGGGGAACGGGGAGTTCACGGAGTATCCGAGCGTCAGGATCGTGTCTGCCGCAGAGGGGTTCGTCCTCATCCCGGCCTGGAAGGTCGAGTGCGACGCGCTCGGGAAGGAGCTCGACGGGGTCAAGCGGAGGGTGAAGGCGCTGCAGGACCTGGCCAGGGAAGGGGAGATACCGAGGGCGCTCTACGAGGAGATGGCGGGGAGGTACTCCTCAGAGGCGTCGAAGTTCCAAGAGTCGTACAAGTCGCTCACCGAGGGGATGGTCGTCCGCATAGGGGAGCTGGAGGGGCAGAGGGAGGCCCTCGACAGGTTCCTGGTGGAGATCAAGGTCCAGTACAGGGCCGGTGAAGTCGACGAGGCCGCATTCAAGGTGGCCGCAGAGTCGTGCCAGTCCATGCAGAAGAGGAACTCCCAGGAGATGGAGGACCTCTCGAAGATGCTGAAGGCCATGACAGAGCCGGTGGCGCAGCAGCAACAGCAGCCCGCGCAGCAGCAGAGGCAGGTGGCTCAGCCCCCGGTCCAGAAGGCAGTCCAGGCGCCTGCAGAGTAG
- a CDS encoding AAA family ATPase, translating to MYTRVGVKGVDDLLDDKGIPKGHNVLVLGAPGSGKTTFGLQYLVAGAKAGENGVYVSLDEDPDRLIESTEPLGLGVKHQIAAKKIAMVDASPIRLLPAKVKLGSTEIGRKEFAVATLISSVTDAIKKVGAQRVVIDPISTLVVHYAEDYERRIALLDLMAATVKSRCTTLLVAEMSDPSLQRKFQFEEFVVDGVLVLTRVLSGQAYTRVFSVEKMRGIDNDSQPHPYKIGEGGIEVFPTEQMF from the coding sequence TTGTATACCCGGGTCGGGGTCAAGGGTGTGGACGACCTCCTTGACGACAAGGGGATCCCCAAGGGGCACAACGTGCTCGTCCTCGGCGCGCCCGGGAGCGGTAAGACCACCTTCGGGCTCCAGTACCTGGTGGCCGGCGCAAAGGCGGGCGAAAACGGCGTTTACGTTTCCTTGGACGAGGACCCTGACCGCCTGATAGAGAGCACCGAGCCTCTCGGCCTGGGGGTCAAGCACCAGATAGCGGCCAAGAAGATAGCGATGGTCGACGCGTCCCCAATCAGGCTCCTCCCGGCGAAGGTCAAGCTCGGGTCGACCGAGATAGGGCGCAAGGAGTTCGCGGTCGCGACCCTGATCAGCTCGGTCACGGACGCCATAAAGAAGGTGGGGGCCCAGCGGGTCGTCATCGACCCCATCTCCACCCTCGTGGTCCACTATGCCGAGGACTACGAGCGGAGGATCGCCCTCCTCGACCTGATGGCGGCGACCGTCAAGAGCAGGTGCACCACCCTGCTGGTGGCCGAGATGAGCGACCCGTCCCTGCAACGCAAGTTCCAGTTCGAGGAGTTCGTGGTCGACGGCGTCCTGGTGCTGACCAGGGTGCTGAGCGGCCAGGCCTACACCCGGGTCTTCAGCGTCGAGAAGATGCGGGGGATAGACAACGACAGCCAGCCGCACCCGTACAAGATAGGCGAAGGCGGGATAGAGGTCTTCCCGACGGAACAGATGTTCTAG
- a CDS encoding Ig-like domain-containing protein, with product MRLGLRTFGVVVALVLFVVSSAPQGLGAAPSAFRYISLTSLPPELPTSSGGLASYPALVVSIANQQGEPTVAPNDITIYLSSSDPAVLAVEPSVIIEAGHQYAIATVSASPTPGGATITAVAPGYEAAYTTFSTHEPRGYPTQLQVYPMPDEFPTGKAFASNFTVIVEDAAGLPARTIQEATIQATSSDTGVVRVGNALIPANKTVGYGTMSTTGVPGVVSVTVSAPGLVTAEAFISVVGGGEKPSLLSLSAPATLPADGATYDSLTVSITDNGSRPAFMNASIPIFLTSSRPDLVSVQPAARIPANSSFVTVPISTSLAAGEAYITASAVNFTSASLPVTTVSIPPTKLGMYVSDASGLITPTANALDFVVQLQDSQGLPAEARTSANVIVSFSNTTLLSSPIDLIIPRGTDLVYGSVPLVRATEGTFTAISNGLFSASVQFAAAPLGVTANIGPSVGTIYPNQTAYVYYSLQYQGRPAAGATLTWTATGGTIKPGSPTTDADGSASALFTPSGAGEATIRLTATDPAIGAVNSTTNILVIPYPVKVRPSLLTTVIKSPIYLGAIAAAAVVAIVAVIMVRRRRGETVEDEDSLGLGPGPGEGTAYDLRLAFGLPGV from the coding sequence TTGAGGCTCGGTCTCCGCACCTTCGGTGTGGTCGTCGCCCTCGTCCTCTTCGTCGTGAGCTCGGCTCCCCAGGGGCTCGGCGCGGCTCCTTCCGCCTTCAGATATATCTCACTGACCTCCCTCCCGCCGGAGCTTCCGACGAGTTCAGGAGGACTGGCGTCGTACCCGGCCCTGGTGGTCTCCATCGCCAATCAGCAGGGCGAGCCGACCGTCGCGCCAAACGACATCACGATCTACCTCTCCTCATCTGACCCAGCCGTGCTGGCCGTCGAGCCGAGTGTGATCATCGAGGCGGGGCACCAGTACGCAATCGCCACCGTGTCAGCGTCCCCGACCCCCGGCGGCGCCACGATAACGGCCGTCGCCCCCGGGTACGAGGCGGCCTACACGACATTCAGCACGCACGAGCCCAGAGGCTACCCCACCCAGCTGCAAGTGTACCCGATGCCCGACGAGTTCCCTACTGGGAAGGCGTTCGCTTCGAACTTCACCGTGATTGTGGAGGACGCCGCCGGCCTTCCTGCTAGGACCATCCAGGAAGCCACCATCCAAGCGACTTCGTCCGACACAGGTGTCGTCAGGGTGGGCAACGCCCTCATCCCGGCAAACAAAACCGTGGGCTATGGGACAATGAGCACCACCGGGGTGCCGGGGGTGGTGTCCGTCACTGTATCCGCCCCGGGGCTGGTCACGGCCGAGGCGTTCATCTCGGTCGTCGGAGGCGGCGAAAAACCCTCGCTGCTGTCGCTTTCCGCCCCCGCAACCCTGCCAGCCGATGGCGCCACATATGACTCCCTGACCGTGTCGATAACCGATAACGGCAGCCGCCCGGCCTTCATGAACGCTTCAATCCCTATCTTCCTGACGTCGTCCAGGCCGGACCTGGTCTCGGTGCAGCCGGCGGCGCGCATTCCGGCGAACAGTTCTTTCGTCACCGTCCCCATATCCACCTCCCTCGCGGCCGGGGAGGCGTACATCACAGCGTCGGCGGTAAACTTCACCTCCGCCTCGCTCCCGGTGACCACGGTGAGCATCCCCCCCACCAAGCTAGGGATGTACGTCTCCGACGCTTCAGGGCTAATCACCCCGACTGCGAACGCCCTCGACTTCGTGGTCCAGCTGCAGGACTCCCAGGGGCTTCCTGCCGAAGCCAGGACCTCGGCGAACGTGATAGTGTCGTTCTCCAACACGACCCTCCTGTCTTCTCCCATCGACCTGATCATCCCAAGGGGGACTGACCTCGTCTACGGGAGTGTTCCCCTAGTTAGGGCGACCGAAGGGACTTTCACCGCCATCTCAAACGGCCTGTTTTCCGCGTCGGTCCAGTTCGCCGCAGCGCCGTTGGGAGTGACCGCCAACATAGGCCCATCGGTGGGTACCATCTACCCGAACCAGACGGCCTACGTATACTATTCACTCCAGTATCAGGGGCGCCCTGCAGCGGGGGCCACCCTCACGTGGACGGCGACCGGGGGGACGATCAAGCCTGGGTCGCCGACCACAGACGCCGACGGGTCGGCATCAGCCCTCTTCACCCCATCGGGAGCAGGCGAGGCGACCATCCGGCTGACAGCCACAGACCCGGCCATAGGGGCGGTCAACTCCACGACCAACATACTGGTCATACCGTATCCGGTGAAGGTGCGCCCCTCGCTTCTCACCACAGTGATCAAATCGCCAATCTACCTGGGAGCCATAGCGGCCGCCGCGGTCGTGGCCATCGTGGCGGTGATTATGGTGAGGCGGAGGCGCGGAGAGACGGTCGAGGACGAGGACTCGCTGGGGCTGGGGCCTGGGCCTGGAGAGGGGACAGCCTATGACCTCCGCCTGGCTTTCGGTCTGCCGGGGGTCTAG
- a CDS encoding type II secretion system F family protein — protein MRITPEGLISLAFLGSILSAVAFVAEIGVAYLLANPLLLLVSGAFAATPPLVFLIIMRSPRISQGSRSAALDNELPFMVGFIVVLAGGGISPIASIRRIAKLSDIFPNAAKEAKRILLDIDVFGLDPTTALEKAAETSPNKAFSELLYGYTTIIKTGGDMSSFLNNKLKEIYETRALKVKKSSETIGTLAEGYVTVTSVLGISLFVLFQSESLISHSSSGIQGIEVFGLVGVPAFSFLFIYLLNAVQARYPYVDYQPFIAFGASIPVGLAFFLIPVPLSLFEHTAFALILMTVAPTVVASRAARERNALEKALPDFIRDISEGRKIGLSPEQTIQALADKHYGLLSKHVKKMSAQVSWGVSTVQVISTFASEVKSWVTREAGMLLTEVIDVGGGTVRSFSDMAEFTRKMNDLEAEKRSSLRPYLFICYFSSVMVVVTTFIMVYFVAKPINFGPSSKFAPPMPTISGATVGILLTVSVVESWFIGMVAGKMGEGGTAEGFKHALALVLIALVSVLVVQAVLHISVT, from the coding sequence ATGAGGATCACCCCGGAAGGGCTGATATCGCTCGCCTTTCTGGGGAGCATCCTCTCCGCCGTCGCCTTCGTGGCTGAAATCGGCGTCGCTTACCTGCTCGCCAACCCTCTGCTCTTGCTCGTCTCAGGGGCGTTTGCCGCGACGCCTCCACTCGTCTTCCTAATCATAATGAGGTCCCCGCGTATCAGCCAGGGGTCCAGGTCGGCGGCGCTCGACAACGAGCTCCCCTTCATGGTGGGCTTCATCGTCGTCTTGGCGGGAGGCGGCATTTCTCCCATCGCCTCCATCCGGCGGATCGCTAAGTTGTCTGACATCTTCCCTAACGCCGCTAAGGAGGCGAAAAGAATCCTGCTCGACATCGACGTGTTCGGCCTCGACCCGACGACCGCGCTCGAGAAGGCTGCCGAGACGAGCCCGAACAAAGCGTTCTCGGAGCTCCTTTATGGCTATACGACCATAATCAAGACAGGCGGAGACATGTCCTCTTTCCTTAACAACAAACTCAAAGAGATCTACGAGACCAGGGCGCTTAAGGTCAAGAAGTCCTCCGAGACGATAGGGACTCTTGCTGAAGGATACGTCACGGTCACCTCCGTCCTCGGGATAAGCCTCTTCGTCCTCTTCCAGTCGGAGTCGCTGATAAGCCACTCGTCGTCCGGGATTCAGGGGATTGAGGTCTTTGGTCTGGTCGGCGTCCCAGCGTTCTCTTTCCTCTTCATCTATCTACTCAACGCTGTCCAGGCCAGGTACCCATACGTGGACTACCAGCCGTTCATCGCGTTCGGGGCGTCCATCCCTGTAGGGCTCGCGTTCTTCCTTATCCCGGTCCCCCTGTCCCTGTTCGAGCACACGGCCTTCGCTTTGATACTGATGACAGTCGCCCCGACGGTCGTGGCAAGCAGGGCCGCGCGGGAAAGGAACGCCCTAGAGAAGGCGCTCCCTGACTTCATCAGAGACATCTCCGAAGGACGGAAGATCGGTCTATCCCCGGAGCAGACCATCCAGGCGCTGGCAGACAAGCACTACGGGCTCCTCTCCAAGCATGTCAAGAAGATGAGCGCCCAGGTCTCCTGGGGGGTCTCGACCGTCCAGGTGATCTCCACGTTCGCGAGCGAGGTGAAGAGCTGGGTCACCCGCGAAGCGGGCATGCTCCTGACGGAGGTGATAGACGTGGGAGGGGGTACAGTGAGGAGCTTCTCCGACATGGCCGAATTCACCCGCAAGATGAACGACCTCGAGGCGGAGAAGCGCTCGTCGTTGAGGCCGTACTTGTTCATCTGTTACTTCTCTTCGGTAATGGTCGTGGTCACGACGTTCATCATGGTCTATTTCGTGGCCAAGCCGATCAACTTCGGACCCTCGAGCAAGTTCGCGCCGCCTATGCCGACGATCAGCGGCGCGACGGTAGGCATTCTCCTCACCGTCTCCGTAGTGGAGAGTTGGTTTATCGGCATGGTCGCGGGGAAGATGGGAGAGGGAGGGACCGCCGAGGGGTTCAAGCACGCCCTCGCCTTGGTGCTCATAGCTCTGGTCTCCGTCCTCGTGGTCCAGGCGGTCCTACACATCTCGGTCACGTAG
- a CDS encoding type II/IV secretion system ATPase subunit, giving the protein MRLGGQKAKDPSFPTDAGKERSYVVRFPFTGTPIPAGGNLLDRYPLTNPYAYAAILEDENGGRKYYLDEVPLTNQEARVYSYILDKLETELTIPRTEVDPKRYFAEQAHRIVKKYGIKVAPLPWAKILYFAERDLVGFGVLDAMLKDPNIEDISVDGVGKPIFIYHRRFESLGTNLVFGKDSDLDSLITRLAHMAGKHISTAFPILQGTLPGRHRLLATFRREISPYGSTLTIRKFREDPLTLVDLLDARVIDQKMAAYFWLMMENKATSLVVGSTGSGKTTLLNALLTLTRTNSKIVTIEEVQEVNIPHFNWTALLARENYGTTGEASSQVNLFDLVKAAMRMRPDIIVVGEVRGDEAYVLFQAISTGHGGACTIHADDVESAIQRLTSKPMDVPPAFIPFLDLTFTVRRISVPNPGGGFRAVRRIVSVDEVTKVGEYFNVFRWNPSTDTFKVAELRNSPKLTRLAKDQGVQLADLTEELNKRAVVLRWLQERGIRNFREVSAVLEDYAARPAPVFQKAVKELGIAGTPEAIAAEGFRI; this is encoded by the coding sequence TTGAGGCTCGGGGGACAGAAGGCGAAGGACCCGAGTTTCCCGACAGACGCGGGAAAGGAGAGGAGCTACGTGGTCAGGTTCCCGTTCACCGGGACCCCCATCCCTGCAGGAGGGAACCTGCTCGACAGGTACCCGCTGACAAATCCTTACGCCTACGCAGCCATACTCGAAGACGAGAACGGGGGCAGAAAATACTACCTTGACGAGGTGCCGCTCACCAATCAGGAGGCGAGAGTCTACAGCTACATCCTCGACAAGCTGGAGACTGAGCTCACCATCCCCCGCACGGAGGTTGACCCAAAAAGGTACTTCGCAGAGCAGGCACACAGGATAGTGAAGAAGTACGGCATCAAGGTCGCACCGCTACCCTGGGCGAAGATACTCTACTTCGCCGAGAGAGACCTGGTCGGCTTCGGCGTCTTGGATGCGATGTTGAAGGACCCCAACATCGAAGACATCTCGGTGGACGGCGTCGGGAAGCCGATTTTCATCTATCACCGCAGGTTCGAGAGCCTGGGCACCAACCTCGTCTTCGGGAAGGACAGCGACTTGGACAGCTTGATCACAAGGCTAGCGCACATGGCCGGGAAGCATATCTCGACCGCATTCCCCATACTTCAGGGGACGCTCCCGGGGCGGCACAGACTCTTGGCGACGTTTAGGCGTGAGATATCTCCCTACGGCTCGACCCTCACGATAAGGAAGTTCAGGGAAGACCCCCTCACCCTCGTCGACCTCCTCGACGCCAGGGTCATCGACCAGAAGATGGCCGCATACTTCTGGCTCATGATGGAGAACAAGGCGACAAGTCTGGTGGTGGGCTCGACCGGGAGCGGGAAGACGACCCTCCTCAACGCCCTCCTCACCCTGACGAGGACTAACTCGAAGATCGTCACGATAGAAGAGGTCCAGGAGGTCAATATCCCCCACTTCAACTGGACCGCCCTCCTTGCCAGGGAGAACTACGGGACTACGGGAGAGGCATCGAGCCAGGTGAACCTCTTCGACCTCGTCAAGGCGGCCATGAGGATGAGGCCCGACATCATAGTGGTGGGGGAGGTAAGAGGAGATGAGGCCTACGTCCTATTCCAGGCGATTTCCACCGGGCACGGAGGGGCTTGCACGATACACGCCGACGACGTCGAATCAGCCATCCAGAGGCTGACGTCGAAGCCTATGGACGTCCCTCCCGCCTTCATCCCGTTCCTGGACCTGACCTTCACCGTCAGGAGGATCTCGGTCCCGAACCCGGGAGGCGGGTTCAGGGCGGTGAGGAGGATTGTTTCCGTAGACGAGGTGACGAAGGTGGGAGAGTACTTCAACGTCTTCAGATGGAACCCTTCCACCGACACCTTCAAGGTCGCGGAGCTTCGCAACAGCCCCAAGCTCACGAGGCTGGCCAAGGACCAGGGAGTCCAGCTGGCCGACCTCACCGAGGAGCTCAACAAGAGGGCTGTGGTCCTCCGCTGGCTCCAGGAGCGAGGCATAAGGAATTTCAGGGAGGTGTCCGCCGTCCTTGAGGACTACGCTGCCAGGCCCGCCCCTGTTTTCCAGAAAGCGGTCAAGGAGCTCGGCATAGCCGGGACCCCAGAGGCAATAGCCGCGGAGGGGTTCAGGATCTGA
- a CDS encoding type IV pilin N-terminal domain-containing protein, translated as MRLSKRRRRALSEVVGTVLVVSMTIIAAAAVWGYINGEAGVASQAYGQSVGNSVQYLEEKFTVVDVSWPATCPTGTSACATVWIYNTGNIQLSLLQIRFYDSARKIDLFYNYSSSGTNYVDDVITGAGQCALVATSSYANPPLHGTGAFADPMTQTATIELGIPSSAPLGQSCPSYGQTISTTDTYFFTIAGIYGNSYTYSEVG; from the coding sequence TTGAGGCTATCGAAGCGACGTAGGCGAGCCCTCTCAGAGGTCGTCGGGACGGTGCTCGTGGTTTCTATGACCATAATCGCGGCGGCTGCCGTCTGGGGTTACATCAACGGAGAGGCCGGAGTCGCTTCACAGGCTTACGGTCAATCGGTCGGGAACAGCGTGCAGTACTTGGAAGAGAAGTTCACAGTCGTGGACGTAAGCTGGCCCGCCACCTGCCCCACGGGGACTTCGGCCTGCGCGACAGTCTGGATCTACAACACCGGTAACATCCAGCTCTCGCTCCTGCAGATACGCTTCTACGACTCTGCTAGGAAGATCGACCTCTTTTACAACTACAGTTCTAGCGGGACCAACTATGTTGATGATGTCATCACGGGAGCCGGCCAGTGCGCGCTGGTCGCTACCTCGTCATATGCCAATCCGCCCCTCCACGGCACCGGGGCGTTTGCAGATCCAATGACCCAGACCGCCACCATCGAGCTGGGGATTCCATCCTCGGCCCCCCTGGGTCAGTCTTGTCCGTCGTATGGTCAGACGATTAGCACAACCGACACGTACTTTTTCACCATTGCCGGGATTTACGGCAACTCCTACACCTACAGCGAGGTGGGCTAA
- a CDS encoding type IV pilin, whose amino-acid sequence MKISGQRRKAISPIVATVLIIAATLIAFAAVLGYIFGIFGSSTNSANVTVSSASCVHGSTATTAPTCTIYVTNSGSGSTSASGGSITYGGTSYTLTFASVSIPGGTTTPLTVGTITVSGTVSGSAGETFNGYISLANGAEASFTGTMS is encoded by the coding sequence ATGAAGATATCGGGACAGCGAAGAAAAGCTATCTCGCCAATCGTAGCAACAGTCCTCATCATCGCAGCCACACTCATCGCCTTCGCGGCGGTACTTGGATACATCTTCGGCATATTCGGCAGCTCAACTAACTCAGCGAATGTGACCGTTTCGAGTGCGTCATGTGTCCACGGCAGTACTGCAACTACTGCTCCAACGTGCACAATATATGTAACCAACTCTGGCAGCGGTTCGACTTCTGCTTCTGGTGGCTCGATCACATATGGAGGCACTTCATACACACTTACTTTCGCTTCAGTCTCCATCCCTGGTGGAACAACCACGCCACTTACAGTTGGAACTATCACGGTATCTGGTACCGTGTCGGGCTCCGCTGGCGAGACGTTTAACGGCTACATATCTCTGGCGAATGGAGCAGAAGCTTCGTTCACCGGGACTATGTCGTAA